One genomic window of Brevundimonas vesicularis includes the following:
- a CDS encoding TerC family protein: protein MEFLSSPELASQATALGQVLLMDLVLAGDNAVAVGLAAAALPQDQRKKAILIGLAAAVVMRIGFALITVQLLALVGLLLAGGLLLLWVCWKMWRELREQATHDQAEAEKELELAMSIEHGSGPSPEELGIKRKSFGAALIQIMVADITMSLDNVLAVAGAAHEHPWIMVFGLVLSIALMGVAATYIAKLLHRFSWIGYIGLIVVLYVALHMIWDGARQVVVRTGHMDEFNASAPAFLEIGPEEAAKHLGQKRTEDSPTPAPAEPTVAP from the coding sequence ATGGAATTCCTCTCGTCTCCCGAACTCGCCAGCCAGGCCACGGCCCTGGGCCAGGTCCTGCTGATGGATCTGGTCCTGGCCGGCGACAACGCCGTCGCCGTGGGCCTGGCCGCCGCCGCCCTGCCCCAGGACCAGCGCAAGAAGGCCATTCTGATCGGCCTGGCCGCCGCCGTCGTCATGCGAATCGGCTTTGCGCTGATCACCGTGCAGCTTCTGGCCCTGGTCGGCCTGCTGCTGGCCGGCGGCCTGTTGCTGCTGTGGGTGTGCTGGAAGATGTGGCGCGAACTGCGCGAGCAGGCGACGCACGATCAGGCCGAGGCCGAGAAGGAACTCGAACTGGCCATGAGCATCGAGCACGGCTCTGGTCCATCGCCCGAGGAACTGGGAATCAAGCGCAAGAGCTTCGGCGCCGCCCTGATTCAGATCATGGTCGCCGACATCACCATGTCGCTGGACAATGTGCTGGCCGTCGCCGGCGCTGCGCACGAACACCCGTGGATCATGGTCTTCGGCCTGGTGCTGTCGATCGCCCTGATGGGCGTCGCCGCCACCTATATCGCCAAGCTGCTGCATCGCTTCAGCTGGATCGGCTATATCGGTCTGATCGTCGTCCTTTATGTCGCCCTGCACATGATCTGGGACGGTGCCCGTCAGGTGGTGGTCCGCACCGGCCATATGGACGAGTTCAACGCCTCGGCCCCCGCCTTCCTTGAGATCGGTCCCGAGGAAGCGGCCAAACACCTGGGTCAGAAGCGCACCGAGGACAGCCCGACGCCGGCGCCCGCTGAACCGACGGTCGCGCCATGA
- a CDS encoding putative quinol monooxygenase has protein sequence MYGLITRLSAHPGRRDELGLCLMDPNMRRPGCHSYVVAHDPNDADTLWVTEVWMSKATHDAWSVSIRETGVMRPALALIATFGDTVFTRPIGGVGL, from the coding sequence ATGTACGGATTGATTACCCGGCTGTCGGCCCATCCTGGTCGTCGCGACGAACTTGGGCTGTGCCTGATGGACCCGAACATGAGGCGTCCAGGCTGTCACAGCTACGTGGTGGCGCACGATCCGAATGACGCCGACACCCTGTGGGTCACCGAGGTGTGGATGAGCAAGGCGACGCACGACGCCTGGTCGGTTAGCATCCGCGAGACAGGCGTCATGCGACCCGCCCTGGCGCTCATCGCCACCTTTGGCGACACCGTCTTCACCCGCCCCATCGGCGGCGTGGGGCTTTAG
- a CDS encoding pentapeptide repeat-containing protein: MKQIAEHIRVRPTLALLTLGLALAASPAFAGVEMSMQDRDVARSVSLGGSCNRCELSGRNLSGATFTGASFMNATLVGANLRGAEMMGSNFTGSDFSRANMGGVEIVGANFTSANFTGAQINGAEAQGSSFVRANLTRANLSGSEMHGVNFTGATLAGTNFSNSELFGATLANVRASGANFASAEVTASNLSGGDFSNADFSNASLDGARLTGGSFSRADFSNASLRRTDIRGADLSGARGLTQDQISEACGDGSTRLPGRLSPQACRSSSIRIVRAAPTPPAPPRVRNLVNAEN, from the coding sequence GTGAAACAGATCGCTGAACATATCCGTGTCCGCCCCACATTGGCCCTGCTGACGCTGGGACTGGCGCTCGCCGCCTCGCCCGCCTTCGCCGGGGTCGAGATGTCGATGCAGGACCGCGACGTGGCCCGTTCGGTGTCGCTGGGCGGATCGTGCAATCGCTGCGAACTGTCCGGCCGCAATCTGTCGGGCGCCACCTTCACCGGCGCCAGCTTCATGAACGCCACCCTGGTCGGCGCCAATCTGCGCGGCGCCGAGATGATGGGCTCCAACTTCACCGGCAGTGATTTCAGCCGCGCCAACATGGGCGGCGTCGAGATCGTCGGCGCCAACTTCACCTCCGCCAACTTCACCGGGGCGCAAATCAACGGCGCCGAGGCGCAAGGATCGTCCTTTGTTCGCGCCAACCTGACCCGCGCCAACCTTTCGGGCAGCGAGATGCACGGCGTCAACTTCACCGGCGCCACTCTGGCCGGAACCAACTTCTCCAACTCGGAGCTGTTCGGCGCCACACTGGCCAATGTCCGGGCGTCGGGCGCCAACTTCGCCAGCGCCGAGGTCACAGCCTCGAACCTTTCGGGCGGCGATTTCTCCAACGCGGACTTTTCGAACGCCAGCCTGGATGGGGCGCGGTTGACCGGCGGCAGCTTCTCGCGCGCCGACTTCTCCAACGCCTCGCTGCGTCGAACCGACATTCGCGGCGCCGACCTGTCGGGCGCGCGAGGCCTGACGCAAGACCAGATCAGCGAGGCCTGCGGCGACGGCTCCACACGCCTGCCCGGCCGCCTCTCGCCCCAGGCCTGCCGCAGCAGTTCGATCCGCATCGTCCGCGCAGCCCCCACGCCGCCCGCGCCGCCTCGTGTGCGCAACCTGGTCAACGCCGAAAACTAG
- a CDS encoding pentapeptide repeat-containing protein — MKRTLSLGLIAALLAVAAPALAQNAGQIASVRSGASCAGCNLFQGDFSGLEARGLNLAGSRLRQADLSLSVMNRTRFSNTDMRDVEAYGGVFSGSNFSRANLTNASFVGAYLEGASFAGATLSGTNLSGAQLARATGLTQGQLNQACGDGSTVLPRGLRIPAC; from the coding sequence ATGAAACGCACACTTTCCCTCGGCCTGATCGCCGCCCTGCTGGCCGTCGCCGCGCCGGCGCTGGCCCAGAACGCGGGTCAGATCGCCAGCGTGCGGAGCGGCGCCTCCTGCGCCGGTTGCAATCTTTTTCAGGGTGACTTTTCGGGGCTAGAGGCGCGCGGCCTGAACCTGGCCGGCTCACGCCTGCGTCAGGCGGATCTCAGCCTTTCGGTGATGAACCGCACGCGCTTCTCCAACACCGACATGCGTGATGTCGAAGCCTATGGCGGCGTTTTCTCGGGCTCGAACTTCTCGCGCGCCAACCTGACCAACGCCAGCTTCGTCGGCGCCTATCTCGAAGGCGCTAGCTTTGCCGGCGCGACCCTGTCGGGGACCAATCTGTCGGGCGCCCAGCTGGCACGAGCCACCGGCCTGACTCAGGGCCAACTGAACCAAGCGTGCGGCGACGGCTCCACCGTCCTGCCGCGCGGTCTTCGCATTCCGGCCTGCTGA
- the rlmB gene encoding 23S rRNA (guanosine(2251)-2'-O)-methyltransferase RlmB → MSSKSERNDRKSGKKPVFGNRPDGPRDKGQKPAAQGFGRREETPRQPRSPDRGKSDADNFLWGRHPVLAALANPARRGMGRLLATAERAAEIENNALANGHRIEVVDIPTLTRMLPPGAVHQGLAFKVQPLEGVSLEELAEPAEGVIVMLDQLTDPQNVGAIFRSALAFGARGIIVQDRHAPALAGALAKAAVGATERLPHARVTNLSRALERLADLGWRAVGLDGTGEQTLEEALDHQPTVLVMGSEGDGIRRLVAEHCDVLAKIPMPGGFESLNVSNAAAVALYEAARAQRG, encoded by the coding sequence GTGTCGTCGAAATCAGAACGCAACGACCGTAAAAGCGGTAAAAAACCGGTCTTCGGAAACCGTCCCGACGGCCCCCGCGACAAGGGTCAAAAGCCCGCTGCGCAAGGGTTTGGCCGGCGCGAGGAAACCCCTCGGCAGCCCCGTTCGCCCGATCGGGGCAAGTCGGACGCCGATAATTTTCTGTGGGGGCGCCACCCGGTTCTGGCCGCTCTGGCGAATCCCGCCCGTCGCGGCATGGGTCGTCTGCTGGCCACGGCCGAGCGCGCCGCCGAGATCGAGAACAATGCTCTCGCAAACGGCCACAGGATCGAGGTGGTCGATATCCCGACCCTGACCCGTATGCTGCCCCCCGGCGCCGTGCATCAGGGACTGGCCTTCAAGGTCCAGCCGCTGGAAGGCGTGTCGCTGGAAGAGCTGGCCGAGCCGGCTGAGGGCGTCATCGTCATGCTGGATCAGCTGACCGACCCCCAGAACGTCGGCGCCATCTTCCGATCGGCCCTGGCGTTCGGCGCGCGGGGGATCATCGTTCAGGACCGTCATGCTCCGGCCCTGGCGGGCGCCCTGGCCAAGGCGGCCGTCGGCGCCACCGAACGCCTGCCCCATGCGCGCGTCACGAATCTGTCCCGTGCGCTGGAGCGGCTGGCCGATCTGGGCTGGCGCGCGGTCGGGCTGGACGGAACGGGCGAACAGACGCTGGAAGAAGCGCTGGATCATCAGCCGACCGTTCTGGTCATGGGGTCCGAAGGCGACGGCATTCGTCGTCTGGTCGCCGAACATTGCGACGTCCTGGCCAAGATCCCCATGCCGGGCGGATTTGAAAGTCTGAACGTGTCCAACGCGGCGGCGGTCGCGCTTTATGAAGCGGCGCGCGCGCAACGCGGCTGA
- the tuf gene encoding elongation factor Tu: protein MAKEKFERTKPHCNIGTIGHVDHGKTTLTAAITMTLAKAGGAKAMNYADIDAAPEEKARGITINTAHVEYETANRHYAHVDCPGHADYVKNMITGAAQMDGAILVVSAADGPMPQTREHILLARQVGVPALVVFMNKVDLVDDEELLELVEMEVRELLSSYQFPGDDIPITKGSAKAATDGVNPEIGEQRVLALMETVDAYIPQPERPVDLPFLMPVEDVFSISGRGTVVTGRVEKGIIKVGEEVEIVGIRPVQKTTCTGVEMFRKLLDQGQAGDNVGVLLRGTKREDVERGQVLCKPGSITPHTKFLAEAYILTKEEGGRHTPFFTNYRPQFYFRTTDVTGIVQLKEGVEMIMPGDNAELNVELITPIAMDQGLRFAIREGGRTVGAGVVAKIIA, encoded by the coding sequence ATGGCCAAGGAAAAGTTCGAACGGACGAAGCCGCACTGCAACATCGGCACGATTGGTCACGTTGACCACGGCAAGACGACGTTGACGGCAGCGATCACGATGACGCTGGCGAAGGCCGGCGGCGCGAAGGCGATGAACTACGCCGACATCGACGCTGCGCCGGAAGAGAAGGCCCGCGGCATCACGATCAACACCGCGCACGTGGAATATGAGACGGCCAACCGTCACTACGCCCACGTCGACTGCCCCGGCCACGCCGACTATGTGAAGAACATGATCACCGGCGCCGCGCAGATGGACGGCGCGATCCTGGTGGTGTCGGCCGCTGACGGCCCGATGCCGCAGACCCGCGAGCACATCCTGCTGGCCCGTCAGGTCGGCGTGCCGGCCCTGGTGGTCTTCATGAACAAGGTCGATCTGGTCGACGACGAAGAGCTGCTCGAGCTGGTCGAGATGGAAGTGCGCGAGCTGCTCTCGTCGTACCAGTTCCCCGGCGACGACATTCCGATCACCAAGGGTTCGGCCAAGGCCGCGACCGACGGCGTGAACCCGGAAATCGGCGAACAGCGCGTTCTGGCCCTGATGGAAACCGTCGACGCCTACATCCCGCAGCCGGAGCGTCCGGTCGACCTGCCGTTCCTGATGCCGGTCGAAGACGTGTTCTCGATCTCGGGCCGCGGCACCGTGGTCACGGGCCGCGTCGAGAAGGGCATCATCAAGGTCGGTGAGGAAGTCGAGATCGTCGGCATCCGTCCGGTCCAGAAGACGACCTGCACGGGCGTGGAAATGTTCCGCAAGCTGCTGGACCAAGGTCAAGCGGGCGACAACGTCGGCGTTCTGCTGCGCGGCACCAAGCGTGAAGACGTCGAGCGCGGCCAGGTGCTGTGCAAGCCGGGCTCCATCACCCCGCACACCAAGTTCCTGGCCGAAGCCTACATCCTGACCAAGGAAGAAGGCGGTCGTCACACCCCGTTCTTCACGAACTATCGCCCGCAGTTCTACTTCCGCACGACGGACGTGACCGGCATCGTTCAGTTGAAGGAAGGCGTCGAGATGATCATGCCGGGCGACAACGCCGAGCTGAACGTCGAGCTGATCACCCCGATCGCGATGGACCAGGGCCTGCGCTTCGCCATCCGTGAAGGCGGCCGCACCGTCGGCGCCGGCGTCGTGGCCAAGATCATCGCCTAA
- a CDS encoding rhodanese-like domain-containing protein — MTVATVTVEEAAAWLQAGEAVLIDVREPDEFAAARIDGAILAPLSQMPAAWEALDLPADKKIIVQCLKGGRSHQVCAFVGPTGPEGQPLFNLTGGIQAWNAAGLPVVFAEQ, encoded by the coding sequence ATGACCGTCGCCACCGTCACCGTCGAAGAGGCCGCCGCCTGGCTGCAGGCCGGCGAAGCGGTGCTGATCGATGTGCGCGAGCCGGACGAGTTCGCCGCCGCCCGCATCGACGGCGCGATTCTGGCCCCGCTCAGCCAGATGCCCGCCGCCTGGGAGGCGCTGGACCTTCCGGCCGACAAGAAGATCATCGTCCAATGCCTGAAGGGCGGCCGCAGCCACCAGGTCTGCGCCTTCGTCGGGCCGACGGGCCCCGAGGGCCAGCCGCTGTTCAACCTGACGGGCGGCATCCAGGCCTGGAACGCGGCGGGGCTTCCGGTCGTGTTCGCCGAACAATAA
- a CDS encoding DUF1489 family protein — protein MPLHMIKLGVGVPDVEWLEARAAKGGPLVVHTRMTPKRATEIEDGGSLYWVVKGTIVCRQPVLDIATFGEGKQSRCEITLEPKVIRTAPMARRPFQGWRYFEPKDAPVDLTDLDAGEAPEELVRQLRELGAW, from the coding sequence ATGCCGCTTCACATGATCAAGCTGGGCGTCGGGGTGCCGGACGTCGAATGGCTGGAGGCCCGCGCCGCCAAGGGCGGACCGCTCGTCGTCCACACGCGCATGACGCCGAAACGGGCGACCGAGATCGAGGACGGCGGCTCGCTTTACTGGGTGGTGAAGGGGACGATCGTCTGTCGCCAACCGGTGCTGGACATCGCCACCTTCGGCGAAGGTAAGCAAAGCCGATGCGAGATCACCCTCGAACCCAAGGTCATCCGCACTGCGCCCATGGCCCGGCGACCCTTCCAGGGCTGGCGATATTTCGAGCCCAAGGATGCGCCGGTCGATCTGACCGACCTCGACGCCGGCGAGGCTCCTGAGGAACTGGTGCGTCAGCTGCGCGAACTGGGCGCCTGGTAG
- the metG gene encoding methionine--tRNA ligase has product MARILITSALPYINGIKHLGNLAGSMLPADVWARFKRAQGHEVLYICATDEHGTPAELAAAAAGQDVRTYCDEQHEIQKAAGQAFGLSYDWFGRSSNPQNHRLTQHFAEALEKNGLIEERVDRMIYSIDDARFLPDRYVEGTCPHCGHVGARGDQCDNCGRLLDPTDLIDPYSSVSGSKNLEVRDTRHLYLLQTKIEPEIRAWVDGKTGWQQLAKSIAYKHLDEGLIDRGITRDLAWGVPVTKDGFPRPGMEDKVFYVWFDAPIEYIAATEEWAESTGGSWRDWWRLDEGAEDVRYVQFMGKDNVAFHTVSFPATIIGSGKPWKTVDQLKAFNWLNWYGGKFSTSQKRGVFMDQALELLPADYWRWRLTAYGPEHADSAFTWEDFQASTNKDLADVLGNFVNRIVKFAESKFDGVVPEGGEAGPVEIQLEADIKAAVAEATEQLEAMEFRKAAVAIRAAWVLGNEYLQVAAPWTALKTDRDRAAVGVRTGLNLVALFARLAAPILPFTAPKIAASVGVEDLSWPGADEDLLNRLPVGGKVEAQGVLFAKIEDAQVAEWSDRFGGAE; this is encoded by the coding sequence ATGGCCCGTATCCTCATCACCTCGGCGCTGCCCTACATCAACGGCATCAAGCACCTGGGGAATCTGGCGGGCTCGATGTTGCCGGCCGACGTCTGGGCGCGGTTCAAGCGGGCCCAGGGGCATGAGGTCCTCTACATCTGCGCCACCGACGAGCACGGCACCCCGGCCGAGCTGGCCGCCGCCGCGGCCGGCCAGGATGTGCGCACCTATTGCGACGAGCAGCACGAAATCCAGAAGGCCGCGGGTCAGGCCTTCGGCCTCAGCTACGACTGGTTCGGCCGATCGTCGAACCCACAGAACCACCGGTTGACCCAGCATTTCGCCGAGGCGCTGGAGAAGAACGGCCTGATCGAGGAGCGGGTGGATCGGATGATCTATTCGATCGACGACGCGCGCTTCCTGCCCGACCGCTATGTCGAGGGAACCTGCCCTCACTGCGGCCATGTCGGCGCGCGCGGCGATCAGTGCGACAACTGCGGCCGCCTGCTGGACCCGACCGACCTGATCGATCCCTATTCGTCGGTGTCGGGGTCCAAGAATCTGGAGGTGCGCGATACGCGTCACCTCTATCTGCTCCAGACCAAGATCGAGCCCGAGATCCGCGCCTGGGTCGACGGCAAGACGGGCTGGCAACAGTTGGCCAAGTCCATCGCCTACAAACATTTGGACGAGGGGCTGATCGACCGGGGCATCACCCGCGACCTGGCCTGGGGCGTGCCGGTGACCAAGGACGGCTTTCCGCGTCCCGGAATGGAGGACAAGGTCTTCTACGTCTGGTTCGACGCCCCCATCGAATACATCGCCGCGACCGAGGAATGGGCCGAGTCGACGGGCGGGTCATGGCGTGACTGGTGGCGCCTGGACGAGGGGGCAGAGGACGTTCGCTATGTCCAGTTTATGGGCAAGGACAACGTCGCCTTCCACACCGTCAGCTTCCCCGCGACCATCATCGGCTCGGGCAAGCCGTGGAAGACGGTGGACCAGCTGAAGGCGTTCAACTGGCTGAACTGGTACGGCGGCAAGTTCTCCACCAGCCAAAAGCGCGGCGTCTTCATGGATCAGGCGCTGGAGCTGCTGCCCGCCGACTACTGGCGCTGGCGCCTGACGGCCTATGGGCCGGAGCACGCAGATTCGGCCTTCACCTGGGAGGACTTCCAGGCCTCGACCAACAAGGACCTGGCCGATGTGCTGGGCAATTTCGTCAACCGCATCGTCAAGTTCGCGGAATCCAAGTTCGACGGCGTGGTGCCCGAGGGCGGCGAGGCCGGACCGGTCGAAATCCAGCTGGAGGCCGACATCAAGGCCGCCGTCGCCGAGGCGACCGAACAGCTGGAGGCGATGGAGTTCAGAAAGGCCGCCGTCGCCATCCGCGCCGCCTGGGTGTTGGGCAACGAGTATTTGCAGGTCGCGGCGCCCTGGACGGCGCTGAAGACCGATCGCGACCGCGCGGCGGTCGGGGTGCGCACGGGGCTGAATCTGGTCGCCCTGTTCGCGCGTCTGGCCGCGCCGATCCTGCCCTTCACCGCGCCCAAGATCGCGGCGTCGGTTGGGGTGGAGGACCTGAGCTGGCCTGGCGCCGACGAAGATTTGCTGAACCGCCTGCCTGTGGGCGGCAAGGTCGAAGCTCAGGGCGTGCTGTTCGCCAAGATCGAGGACGCCCAGGTCGCGGAATGGTCCGACCGCTTCGGCGGCGCGGAGTAA
- a CDS encoding MATE family efflux transporter, with protein MPRPMIALSPQTRTAFRDLLNLAWPVILARIGIMTMGLTDAIVVGNYSSKELAFHSLAWAPTSIVVTTAVGLMLGVQVMTARMLGEGRRHAVGSVLRRGLTYSLQIGVVSMIALIAIGPWGLGKLGLEDGLAEGAGPALVVFALSMPFYLISVTGQFFLEALGRPKPGMVAMWVANGVNLALNIVLVPDLLGFGFDGAFASAWATFGARAALAIFLVIYILRLPEARALGIFDKPERDPGAAREQVKVGLGAGASYFIEVGAFSGFTFFAGQIGTAETAAWAVVLNVSAIVFMLPMGLSSATAVLVGRSYGAGDGRGVMRAGLVGLGVVTALTLVVALLVWPSAHLIVGAYNRDPALLAIAAPALVLATLFFVADGIQVVAAQANRAAGDVWWPTIMHFAAYGAVMMPLGWVLAHQMGVNGLVWAVVIASLASSTLLTGRFIRIARRLPQGV; from the coding sequence GTGCCGCGTCCGATGATCGCGCTCAGCCCCCAGACCCGTACCGCCTTCCGCGACCTGCTGAACCTGGCATGGCCGGTGATCCTGGCGCGCATCGGCATCATGACCATGGGGCTGACCGACGCCATCGTGGTGGGCAACTATTCCAGCAAGGAACTGGCGTTCCATTCTCTGGCCTGGGCGCCGACGTCGATCGTGGTGACGACGGCGGTGGGCCTGATGCTGGGCGTGCAGGTGATGACGGCGCGGATGCTGGGCGAGGGGCGTCGGCACGCTGTCGGCTCAGTGCTGCGTCGCGGTCTGACCTATTCGTTGCAGATCGGCGTGGTGTCGATGATCGCCCTGATCGCCATTGGCCCGTGGGGACTGGGCAAGCTGGGGCTGGAGGATGGTCTGGCGGAGGGCGCCGGGCCTGCCCTGGTCGTCTTCGCCCTGTCCATGCCCTTCTATCTGATTTCGGTGACGGGCCAGTTTTTCCTGGAGGCTCTGGGCCGGCCCAAGCCCGGCATGGTCGCCATGTGGGTGGCGAACGGGGTCAATCTGGCGCTGAACATCGTGCTGGTGCCGGACCTTCTGGGCTTCGGCTTCGACGGCGCCTTCGCTTCGGCTTGGGCGACGTTCGGGGCGCGGGCGGCGCTGGCGATCTTTCTGGTGATCTACATCCTGCGTCTGCCCGAGGCGCGTGCGCTGGGCATCTTCGACAAGCCCGAGCGCGATCCCGGGGCCGCGCGTGAGCAGGTCAAGGTCGGCCTGGGCGCCGGGGCCTCCTACTTCATCGAGGTCGGGGCCTTTTCGGGCTTCACCTTCTTCGCTGGTCAGATCGGCACGGCCGAGACCGCGGCCTGGGCGGTGGTGCTGAACGTCTCGGCGATCGTCTTCATGCTGCCGATGGGACTGTCGTCAGCGACGGCGGTGCTGGTGGGCCGCAGCTATGGCGCCGGCGACGGGCGAGGGGTGATGCGTGCCGGGCTGGTGGGGCTGGGCGTCGTGACAGCCTTGACCTTGGTGGTCGCCCTGCTGGTCTGGCCTAGCGCCCATCTGATCGTCGGCGCCTATAATCGCGATCCGGCCCTGCTGGCCATCGCCGCGCCGGCCCTGGTGCTGGCGACGCTATTCTTCGTTGCGGACGGCATTCAGGTCGTTGCGGCCCAGGCCAACCGCGCGGCGGGCGACGTCTGGTGGCCTACCATCATGCATTTCGCCGCCTATGGCGCGGTGATGATGCCGCTGGGCTGGGTGCTGGCGCATCAGATGGGCGTCAATGGCCTGGTCTGGGCGGTGGTCATCGCCAGTCTGGCGTCCTCGACCCTGCTGACCGGGCGTTTCATCCGTATTGCGCGCCGTCTGCCGCAAGGCGTTTGA